A stretch of Orientia tsutsugamushi DNA encodes these proteins:
- a CDS encoding heme exporter protein CcmB has protein sequence MNRLLLLLKHEIYIYHKVYTMPQYIFIHAITAILALSMITTPQNLSTFGTLLTLIVYILAIFNLSVFGIKKDLEDGSLDNLLIVENAYHITVAKIIGLFTVVIIPFILTIPIIAILYNLTCDQIAKLLSSLLLFLQISSITTLTSIIQSYFYVNSYLISVIIIPLIIPGLIITGLIIEYSNNIENFLPILVGITLLFLSISVLLGEYLIKNIYNIQ, from the coding sequence ATGAATAGACTATTACTTTTATTAAAGCATGAAATATATATCTACCATAAAGTTTATACTATGCCACAATACATATTTATTCATGCTATAACGGCAATTTTAGCACTGTCAATGATTACAACTCCGCAAAATCTTTCAACTTTTGGCACATTACTAACACTAATAGTATATATCTTAGCAATATTTAATCTTTCAGTTTTTGGGATTAAAAAAGATTTAGAAGACGGTAGCTTAGACAACTTATTGATTGTTGAAAATGCTTATCATATTACTGTCGCAAAAATAATAGGTTTATTTACTGTAGTAATTATACCATTTATTTTAACTATACCAATAATAGCAATATTGTATAATTTAACTTGTGATCAAATTGCAAAACTTCTTTCAAGTTTATTATTATTTCTTCAAATTTCTAGCATCACTACCTTAACATCAATTATTCAATCATATTTTTATGTTAACTCCTATCTGATTTCAGTAATTATTATACCATTAATTATTCCTGGGCTCATTATTACTGGCTTAATTATTGAATATTCTAACAATATTGAAAATTTTTTACCCATTCTAGTAGGAATTACGTTGTTATTCTTATCAATTTCTGTACTATTAGGAGAGTATCTTATCAAGAATATTTATAATATTCAGTAA
- the ccmA gene encoding heme ABC exporter ATP-binding protein CcmA, producing the protein MFTCQNISLISSNNTVIFANLSITLLPGAIAIIRGKNGAGKSSLLKIIGNIQSPTAGEVYIHNIQTNKLQKPFLGYIGHQLGLKLDLTVEDNLVMWAKFYDSVTLIPAAVTYFRLTDFLSEKVYKLSSGMKKKVALARLMACYSKIWLLDEVETNLDEENRKLVYNLIAIHTNSGGIVLWASHSPSPWSNVLEVNLEQYKK; encoded by the coding sequence CAGTAATATTTGCCAATCTAAGCATTACTTTATTACCTGGAGCTATAGCAATAATAAGAGGGAAAAATGGTGCTGGCAAAAGTTCATTATTAAAGATAATAGGTAACATACAATCTCCAACAGCAGGCGAAGTATATATTCATAATATTCAAACTAATAAATTACAAAAGCCTTTTTTAGGGTACATAGGGCATCAACTAGGGTTAAAGCTTGACTTAACTGTGGAAGACAATTTAGTTATGTGGGCAAAATTTTATGATTCTGTAACTTTAATTCCAGCGGCCGTAACATATTTTCGATTAACAGATTTCTTATCAGAAAAAGTATATAAATTGTCTAGCGGTATGAAGAAAAAAGTAGCACTAGCACGCCTAATGGCATGTTACTCTAAAATATGGCTTCTTGACGAGGTAGAAACTAATTTAGATGAAGAAAATCGTAAATTAGTTTACAACTTGATAGCTATACATACTAATTCTGGTGGTATAGTCTTGTGGGCTTCGCATTCTCCATCACCATGGTCAAATGTACTGGAAGTTAATTTAGAGCAGTATAAAAAATGA